The genomic interval GCCGTCCCAAAGAAAGGGAAGAAAAAATAGGTAAAGGCCGATTTTCACGTTTTTTCCGGGATGGTGCCCGGAAACGCAGCATCCGCAAAACGGATCGAGGAGGATCATCGATGGACATCCAGGCAAATGAAATGGGTAGAACAAACCTTTGTCCCTCCTGCTTTTCGGAAAAAGGGCAGTCCGAAACCTGTCCCTTCTGCGGTTACAGGCCGGGGGATTCTAACGACGACTGGAACCGCCTGAAACCGGGGACGATGATCCACGACCGGTACATCGCGGGAAGAATTCTCGGGCAGGGCGGGTTCGGCATCACGTACCTCGGCCTGGACTCTCTCCTTGGTTTGAAGCTGGCAATCAAAGAATACTACCCCGCTGGAGTGGCGGTCCGGAACACCGCGAACCGCACAGTCATGAACGCGAGTTCCGAGACCCGTGAAGATTTCAAACGAGGGATGGAGAAATTTCTCGAGGAGGCACGGATCCTGGCCCGGTTTGAGGGACAGCCGAACATAGTGTCTGTACGGGATTTCTTCGAGGAAAACGGCACCGCCTACATGGTGATGACCTACCTGGAGGGGCGGACGCTGCAGAAATACCTTGAGGAACAGGGAGGGCGGCTGTCCTTCCGGGATGCGATGGACACCCTCTCTCCGGTCATGGACGCCCTTGATGAAGTGCATGCATCAGGACTGATTCACCGTGACATCAGCCCCGACAATATCTTCGTGACACGGAACGGTCAGGTGAAGCTCCTTGATTTCGGGGCGTCGAAATCGGCGATAAACCTGGCACAGCAGAAGAGCCATTCGGTAGTGCTGAAAAGGGGATACAGCCCCCCGGAGCAGTACCAGAGCAGGGGAAGCCTGGGACCCTGGACGGACGTATACGGCATGGCGGCTACGCTGTACAGGTGTGTCACGGGGATGATGCCGCCGGACGCCCTGGACCGGCTTGGAGAAGACACGCTGGTGCAGTCGGGGGAAATCGGGAGACTGTTTCCTTCCCATGCGCAGGAAGGTTTGATGTCAGGTCTCTCTCTCGCTCCGAAGGACCGGCCCCAGAGCATGAGAGCGTTCAGGGAAAGGCTTCTTGGTGAAGAGAACTCTGCTCCGGCAAGGGGAGGAACCGGCAGCACCTGTTGCCGGTGGTAACGATGCTATTCCGGAAGCTCCAAAAAAGAGTGATCAGCAAGAAGGAAGATTCGTATTTCCGCAGGTTCTTGTTGTTTTAGCCGCTCTGGTAGCGTTTGTGTACTTTGCCTTTTTTGCCGGGAATTCCTCTCCGGTACCACCGGTTGTGCCCCCTCCTTCCCGGCAAGAACCCACAGCTCCCCTCAAGCCCACTCCCGCAGCAGAAGTGCAAAGGAATGACCCGAGGTCACTCTTTGAACTGGGGGTGATGTATTGGAAAGGCAATGGCGTTCCACAGGATTATGTGAAAGCGGCAGAATATTACCGCAAGGCAGCAGAATTGGGGCATGCGGAGGCGCAGTACTCTCTTGGAACGTTGTACAAAGGCGGTGCTGGCGTTCCAAAGAACTACGTAGAAGCTGCCAAGTGGTACCGCATAGCGGCGGAACAGGGTTTAAAAGAAGCTCAGTTCCATCTCGGCTATGTATATTACAATGGTGAGGGCGTTCCTAGGAACTTCACGGAAGCCGCCAAGTGGTTTCGCATAGTGGCTGAACAGGGGTATTATTCAGATGCCCAGTTCCGTCTTGGTGCTATGTACGCCAAGGGTGAGGGGGTTCCCCAAGACTATGCGGAAGCGGCCAAGTGGTACCGCAAGGCCGCTGCTCAAGGTCATGGGCCGGCAAAAGAAGCTCTCCGAGAAATGAATAAGGCCGAAAACACTCCTCCGGAGTTGAAAATTCCCAAAACAGTCCGTGCCACCGTTTCCGCAAGCCAGGTCCTCCTGAGATCAAGTCCTTCGATACACTCCGAAAAGAGGGAATGCTCGAAAGAGGGGAAGCGCTAATTGTCGTGACGAAGTGGGTAGCGGAAGTCGATAATGAGGGAATTCTGAAAAATGATATTTCGACGAACAGCGGATATGTCCTGAAAAAAGGGCGTGCGGTCACCATTCGGAAATATGACGCCTATGAGGAAAGGTACGAGGTTACAGTTCAGGATTCAAGAGGTGATGTTTCAGGCTGGGTTCACGTCAGTACAGTGAAATCCCTCAAGGGTGTCCCATGGTATAAAGTGGTAAAGACGGACGGTCAGACAGGGTGGGTTTTGGGGGAGTTTCTTTCCCTGGAATCGAGGTTTGTTGAAGCAGCGGAAAAAATGGATCTCGATGACATCGCCAGGTCTTTTCTTCCCTTTATGCGGAAGTATGCCGAAGCGGTGGCTGAGTCAGTGAATTCAGGGTCTATCTCACCTGCTTTGCCTTACCTTAACCCCGATGGTCCGCTATTAAAAACCAAGGTCGAAAAAATAAAGGAATTACACAATGCCGGAATTCGACAGAAATTACTGGGGATAGAAATTACACAAGCAACCTTGGAAGGCGGGGAAATCGTTCTCT from Aminivibrio pyruvatiphilus carries:
- a CDS encoding serine/threonine protein kinase; protein product: MDIQANEMGRTNLCPSCFSEKGQSETCPFCGYRPGDSNDDWNRLKPGTMIHDRYIAGRILGQGGFGITYLGLDSLLGLKLAIKEYYPAGVAVRNTANRTVMNASSETREDFKRGMEKFLEEARILARFEGQPNIVSVRDFFEENGTAYMVMTYLEGRTLQKYLEEQGGRLSFRDAMDTLSPVMDALDEVHASGLIHRDISPDNIFVTRNGQVKLLDFGASKSAINLAQQKSHSVVLKRGYSPPEQYQSRGSLGPWTDVYGMAATLYRCVTGMMPPDALDRLGEDTLVQSGEIGRLFPSHAQEGLMSGLSLAPKDRPQSMRAFRERLLGEENSAPARGGTGSTCCRW
- a CDS encoding tetratricopeptide repeat protein, which translates into the protein MKRTLLRQGEEPAAPVAGGNDAIPEAPKKSDQQEGRFVFPQVLVVLAALVAFVYFAFFAGNSSPVPPVVPPPSRQEPTAPLKPTPAAEVQRNDPRSLFELGVMYWKGNGVPQDYVKAAEYYRKAAELGHAEAQYSLGTLYKGGAGVPKNYVEAAKWYRIAAEQGLKEAQFHLGYVYYNGEGVPRNFTEAAKWFRIVAEQGYYSDAQFRLGAMYAKGEGVPQDYAEAAKWYRKAAAQGHGPAKEALREMNKAENTPPELKIPKTVRATVSASQVLLRSSPSIHSEKRECSKEGKR
- a CDS encoding SH3 domain-containing protein, with the protein product MTKWVAEVDNEGILKNDISTNSGYVLKKGRAVTIRKYDAYEERYEVTVQDSRGDVSGWVHVSTVKSLKGVPWYKVVKTDGQTGWVLGEFLSLESRFVEAAEKMDLDDIARSFLPFMRKYAEAVAESVNSGSISPALPYLNPDGPLLKTKVEKIKELHNAGIRQKLLGIEITQATLEGGEIVLFVYEKYELSFPDGRRKMSADSYRYRIRRPVGDSETSLRVLYSSAMFSPN